In a genomic window of Mycolicibacter heraklionensis:
- the acpS gene encoding holo-ACP synthase AcpS, with the protein MGIVGVGIDLVSIPDFAEQVDQPGTVFAATFTPGERRDASDKSSSAARHLAARWAAKEAVIKAWSGSRFAQKPVLPEAIHRDIEVVTDTWGRPKVRLSGEIAQHLADVTIHVSLTHEADTAAAVAILEV; encoded by the coding sequence ATGGGCATCGTTGGTGTCGGGATCGACCTGGTTTCGATTCCCGACTTCGCCGAGCAGGTCGACCAGCCCGGGACGGTGTTCGCCGCGACGTTCACCCCCGGGGAACGCCGGGACGCCTCCGACAAGAGTTCGTCGGCGGCGCGGCACCTGGCGGCCCGCTGGGCGGCCAAGGAGGCGGTGATCAAGGCGTGGTCGGGTTCGCGGTTCGCGCAGAAACCGGTGTTGCCGGAGGCGATTCACCGCGACATCGAGGTGGTCACCGACACGTGGGGACGCCCGAAGGTGCGACTCTCCGGTGAGATAGCGCAGCATTTGGCCGATGTGACGATCCACGTGTCACTGACCCATGAGGCCGACACCGCCGCCGCCGTCGCCATCCTCGAGGTGTGA
- a CDS encoding IS256 family transposase, translating to MALDQSALLEVLDALRTADAGERITQAAETIYQALIEAELTALIGAAAHERCESRTNQRNGSRPRTLTTVAGDLELRIPKLRSGSFFPALLERRRRVDQCLFGVVMEAYLHGTSTRKVDDLVKALGADSGISKSEVSRICADLDTEVAAFRDRPLSEQAFPYVFLDATYCKARVNHRVVSQAVVIATGVAADGRREVLGFEVGDSEDGAFWTAFLRSLKSRGLTGVQLVISDAHAGLRAAIEAVLIGAAWQRCRVHFVRNVLAQVPKGSAEMVAAAIRTIFAQTDADHVREQLDTIATMLGRQFPKVETMLRNAADDVTAFADFPVAHWKKIWSTNPLERLNREIKRRTDVVGVFPNPAALLRLAGSVLVEAHDEWQVADKRYLSEATLALLKTSDPGTKPTESVAPTAALTA from the coding sequence ATGGCCCTGGATCAGTCTGCCTTGCTGGAGGTGCTCGATGCACTGCGCACCGCCGATGCCGGTGAGCGAATCACCCAAGCCGCCGAAACCATCTACCAGGCTCTGATCGAGGCGGAGTTGACCGCTTTGATCGGCGCCGCCGCGCATGAGCGCTGCGAGTCCAGAACCAATCAGCGCAATGGGTCACGGCCGCGCACCTTGACCACCGTGGCCGGCGATCTGGAGCTGCGTATCCCCAAGCTGCGGTCGGGTTCGTTTTTCCCTGCCCTGCTCGAGCGCCGCCGCCGAGTCGATCAGTGCCTGTTCGGGGTGGTGATGGAGGCCTACCTGCACGGCACTTCCACCCGCAAGGTCGACGATCTGGTCAAAGCCCTCGGGGCCGATTCGGGGATCTCCAAAAGCGAGGTCTCGCGGATCTGCGCGGACCTAGACACCGAAGTGGCCGCCTTCCGCGACCGCCCGCTCTCGGAGCAGGCATTCCCGTACGTGTTCCTCGATGCCACCTACTGCAAAGCCCGGGTCAACCACCGGGTCGTCTCCCAGGCGGTGGTCATCGCCACCGGCGTGGCCGCCGATGGCCGCCGCGAAGTACTCGGCTTTGAGGTCGGCGATTCCGAGGACGGCGCGTTCTGGACGGCGTTTCTGCGTTCGCTGAAATCACGCGGCCTTACCGGGGTGCAGCTGGTCATCTCCGATGCCCACGCCGGGCTGCGGGCCGCGATCGAGGCGGTGCTGATCGGGGCTGCCTGGCAGCGCTGCCGGGTGCATTTCGTGCGCAACGTGCTGGCCCAGGTGCCCAAGGGCTCCGCGGAGATGGTGGCCGCGGCGATCCGCACCATCTTCGCCCAGACCGACGCCGATCATGTGCGCGAGCAGCTCGACACCATCGCCACCATGCTGGGCCGTCAGTTCCCCAAGGTCGAGACCATGCTGCGCAATGCCGCCGATGACGTCACCGCCTTCGCCGATTTCCCGGTGGCGCACTGGAAGAAGATCTGGTCAACCAACCCCTTGGAGCGGCTCAACCGGGAAATCAAACGCAGAACCGACGTCGTCGGGGTCTTCCCGAATCCAGCCGCGCTGCTGCGGCTGGCCGGCTCGGTGCTCGTCGAAGCCCACGATGAATGGCAGGTCGCCGACAAACGCTACCTATCCGAAGCCACCCTGGCCCTGCTCAAAACCAGCGACCCCGGCACCAAACCCACCGAAAGCGTTGCCCCCACAGCGGCTCTCACGGCATAG
- a CDS encoding dipeptidase, producing MSDLVQRVRDVLPSVRADLEDLVRIESVWADPARRPEVQRSAQLTADLLSQAGFPQVQIVAEGGAPAVIAHYPPPPGAPTVLLYAHHDVQPEGDAGQWESPPFEPTERDGRLYGRGTADDKAGIATHLAAFRAHGGHPPVGVTVFVEGEEESGSPSLGALLAAHREALSADVIVIADSDNWSTDIPSLTVSLRGLVDCVVEVATLDHGLHSGLWGGVVPDALTVLVRLLASLHDDDGNVAVAGLHESTAAPVDYPPERVRADTGLLDGVAEIGSGSVPQRMWAKPAITVIGIDTTSIAASSNTLIPRARAKVSMRVAPGGDAAAHLQALTTHLQHHAPWGAQVTVTPGDVGQPYAIDATGPVYDAARAAFAQAWGVAPIDMGMGGSIPFIAEFAAAYPQATILVTGVEDPGTQAHSINESLHLGVLERAATAEALLLAKLGGQPA from the coding sequence ATGAGCGATCTGGTGCAGCGAGTCCGCGACGTGCTGCCGTCGGTACGCGCCGACCTGGAGGATCTGGTCCGCATCGAGTCGGTGTGGGCGGACCCCGCGCGGCGCCCCGAGGTACAGCGCAGCGCACAACTGACCGCAGATCTGCTGAGCCAGGCTGGTTTTCCGCAGGTGCAGATCGTCGCCGAAGGCGGTGCCCCGGCAGTCATCGCGCACTATCCGCCACCGCCGGGCGCCCCGACGGTGTTGCTGTACGCCCATCACGATGTGCAGCCCGAGGGTGATGCGGGACAGTGGGAGTCACCGCCGTTCGAGCCCACCGAACGCGACGGACGCCTCTATGGCCGCGGCACCGCCGACGACAAAGCCGGTATCGCAACACATCTGGCGGCGTTCCGGGCGCACGGCGGCCATCCTCCAGTCGGTGTGACGGTCTTCGTCGAAGGCGAAGAGGAATCCGGGTCACCGTCGCTGGGGGCACTGCTCGCCGCGCACCGCGAGGCGCTGAGCGCCGACGTGATCGTGATCGCCGACTCCGACAACTGGAGCACCGACATCCCCTCACTGACGGTGTCGCTACGGGGGCTGGTCGACTGCGTGGTGGAAGTCGCGACCCTGGACCACGGCCTGCACTCGGGGTTGTGGGGTGGGGTGGTGCCCGACGCGCTGACCGTCCTGGTGCGGCTGCTGGCGAGCCTGCACGACGACGACGGCAACGTCGCGGTCGCCGGACTTCACGAAAGCACCGCGGCACCAGTCGATTACCCACCCGAACGGGTCCGTGCCGACACCGGGCTGCTGGACGGGGTGGCCGAGATCGGCTCCGGCTCGGTGCCGCAGCGGATGTGGGCCAAGCCGGCGATCACCGTCATCGGTATCGACACCACGAGCATCGCGGCATCGTCGAACACGCTGATCCCACGGGCTCGCGCCAAGGTCAGCATGCGGGTGGCTCCCGGCGGCGACGCCGCCGCCCACCTGCAGGCGCTCACCACTCACCTGCAGCACCATGCCCCGTGGGGAGCGCAGGTGACCGTCACCCCGGGCGACGTCGGTCAGCCCTACGCCATCGACGCCACCGGTCCGGTGTACGACGCCGCCAGGGCCGCGTTCGCCCAGGCGTGGGGCGTCGCACCCATCGACATGGGCATGGGCGGTTCAATCCCGTTCATCGCCGAGTTCGCCGCCGCCTACCCGCAGGCGACCATCCTGGTCACCGGGGTGGAGGATCCCGGCACGCAAGCGCACAGCATCAACGAGAGCCTGCACCTGGGAGTGCTGGAACGCGCCGCCACCGCCGAAGCACTGTTGCTGGCCAAGCTGGGCGGTCAGCCCGCCTGA
- a CDS encoding LysR family transcriptional regulator: MALSPRMPDLSAFEMLLAIARTGSLGAAGRELGLTQQAVSARLSAMEAQTGVRLVTRSARGSQLTAAGAVVTEWADQLLDVAGHVDAGLASLRTASRKRVKVVASLTIAEQLMPRWIVSLQTSATRTGREAPEVILTATNSEQAISSVRGGSADLGFIESPGVLTGIRSRVVAHDDLVVIVPPDHKWVRRTKGVTAAELSQTPLVVREQGSGTRDSLTSALRAVLGHEVEQARPALELSSSVAVRGAVLAGAGPAVMSRLAVADDLAVGRLRCVAVPELDLHRELRAIWTGGRTPPAGAVRDLLSHIGSANLPR, encoded by the coding sequence ATGGCGCTCAGCCCTCGCATGCCCGACTTGTCGGCGTTCGAGATGTTGTTGGCTATCGCCAGAACCGGCAGCCTTGGCGCCGCCGGTCGGGAACTGGGGCTGACGCAGCAGGCCGTTTCGGCACGACTGTCAGCGATGGAGGCCCAGACCGGTGTGCGGCTGGTGACCCGTAGTGCGCGTGGTTCGCAGCTGACTGCGGCCGGTGCGGTCGTGACGGAGTGGGCAGATCAGCTACTGGATGTCGCCGGCCACGTCGATGCCGGACTCGCTTCGTTGCGGACCGCGAGCCGCAAGAGGGTGAAGGTGGTTGCGAGCCTGACGATCGCCGAACAATTGATGCCCCGCTGGATCGTGTCACTGCAGACCTCCGCCACGCGAACCGGCCGCGAGGCGCCCGAGGTCATTCTGACCGCCACCAACAGCGAGCAGGCGATCTCGAGTGTTCGAGGCGGATCGGCGGACCTGGGATTCATCGAGAGTCCGGGGGTGCTGACCGGTATTCGAAGCCGGGTTGTCGCGCACGACGACCTCGTGGTGATCGTGCCGCCGGACCACAAGTGGGTGCGTCGCACCAAAGGCGTGACCGCGGCAGAACTCAGCCAGACCCCGCTGGTCGTGCGTGAACAGGGTTCGGGCACCCGTGACTCGCTGACTTCGGCATTGCGTGCCGTCTTGGGGCACGAGGTGGAACAGGCACGTCCGGCACTGGAACTGTCTTCGTCGGTGGCCGTGCGGGGCGCCGTCCTGGCCGGGGCCGGGCCGGCGGTGATGAGCAGGCTGGCCGTCGCCGATGACCTTGCGGTGGGCCGGCTTCGCTGCGTCGCGGTGCCGGAATTGGACCTGCATCGTGAGCTGAGGGCGATCTGGACGGGCGGGCGGACGCCGCCGGCCGGTGCGGTCCGGGACCTGTTGAGCCACATCGGCAGCGCCAACCTGCCGCGCTGA
- a CDS encoding FAD-dependent oxidoreductase — MTGHSWAVIGAGPAGIAAVGRLLDHGVPGDEIVWIDPDFAAGDLGTKWRAVPGNTHVSLFLDYLNGSPSFRFAEAPHFELTDIDPGHTCLLGHIADPLVWISQHLAERVTPIRAVATELTLRNRRWLVRTEEAEIEAKNVILAIGSVPKKLHHPHLEEIPIEVALNPDKLGQLALDDATVAVLGSSHSSMVALPNLLDTRVRKVINFYRSPTKYAVYLGDQILFDDTGLKGKAAEWARANIDGTYPERLERYRVNDPESAERLQACSHVVYTVGFTRRQLPATPQWGELECDPANGILAPGLFGVGIAFPEYGIDSFGSGQYRIGLIKFMQRLNSALPLWLQYGT; from the coding sequence ATGACTGGGCACAGCTGGGCGGTGATCGGAGCAGGTCCCGCGGGTATCGCCGCGGTGGGCCGGTTGCTCGACCATGGCGTCCCCGGGGACGAGATCGTCTGGATCGACCCCGACTTTGCCGCCGGTGACCTCGGCACCAAATGGCGTGCCGTGCCCGGCAACACCCATGTGTCGTTGTTCCTCGACTACTTGAACGGCTCACCGTCGTTTCGGTTCGCCGAAGCGCCCCACTTTGAGCTGACCGACATCGATCCCGGTCACACCTGCCTGCTCGGCCACATCGCCGATCCGTTGGTATGGATCTCGCAACACCTGGCAGAGCGAGTCACGCCCATTCGGGCGGTGGCAACAGAGCTCACGCTGCGTAACCGCCGGTGGTTGGTGCGCACCGAAGAAGCCGAGATCGAAGCGAAGAATGTGATCCTTGCCATTGGTTCGGTTCCCAAGAAGCTTCATCATCCGCACCTGGAGGAGATTCCGATCGAGGTGGCGCTGAACCCCGACAAGCTTGGGCAGCTGGCGTTGGACGACGCCACGGTGGCCGTACTCGGCTCGTCGCACTCCTCCATGGTGGCCCTGCCCAATCTGCTGGACACACGGGTCCGCAAAGTCATCAACTTCTACCGGAGCCCCACCAAATACGCTGTCTACCTGGGTGATCAGATTCTGTTCGACGACACCGGCCTCAAGGGAAAGGCCGCAGAGTGGGCCCGGGCGAACATTGACGGGACGTATCCGGAACGCCTGGAACGGTATCGGGTAAACGACCCGGAGTCCGCCGAGCGGCTCCAAGCCTGTAGTCACGTCGTTTACACCGTCGGCTTCACCCGACGGCAGCTCCCCGCGACCCCGCAGTGGGGGGAGCTGGAATGCGATCCGGCGAACGGCATCCTTGCGCCGGGACTGTTCGGGGTCGGGATTGCGTTCCCCGAGTACGGAATCGACTCGTTCGGATCTGGGCAGTATCGGATCGGGCTCATCAAGTTCATGCAGCGGCTCAACAGCGCCCTGCCCCTGTGGTTGCAGTACGGCACATAG
- a CDS encoding VOC family protein, with protein MPVIRTSLWFDTQALEAAEYYVSIFPNSKVTTVSYWGAENPERDGTPLEVLFDLDGRQFSAINGGPDFTLNEAISIQVYCADQAEVDHYWDALRAGGKEVQCGWLTDRYGLSWQIIPQRLSELMTDPDPQRVLRAKQAMYTMVKLDIAALEAAADGR; from the coding sequence ATGCCTGTCATCCGGACGAGTTTGTGGTTCGACACCCAGGCATTGGAGGCCGCCGAGTACTACGTGTCGATCTTCCCCAATTCGAAGGTCACCACCGTCTCGTACTGGGGCGCGGAAAACCCCGAGCGCGACGGCACCCCGCTGGAAGTGTTGTTCGACCTCGACGGACGGCAGTTCTCCGCGATCAACGGCGGGCCAGACTTCACGTTGAACGAGGCCATCTCGATCCAGGTCTACTGCGCCGACCAGGCCGAGGTCGACCACTACTGGGACGCGTTGCGCGCCGGCGGTAAGGAAGTCCAGTGTGGCTGGCTCACCGATCGCTACGGATTGTCCTGGCAGATCATCCCGCAACGGTTGTCGGAGTTGATGACCGATCCAGATCCCCAGCGAGTGCTACGGGCGAAGCAGGCCATGTACACGATGGTCAAGCTCGACATCGCCGCGTTGGAAGCCGCGGCCGACGGCCGGTGA
- the bcp gene encoding thioredoxin-dependent thiol peroxidase, which yields MTDTARLAPGDEAPAFSLPDADGNTVSLADYRGRRVVVYFYPAASTPGCTKQACDFRDNLRDFNDAGLDVVGISPDKPAKLAKFRDTEGLTFPLLSDPDRTVLAAWGAYGEKKMYGKTVQGVIRSTFVVDEQGKIAEAQYNVRATGHVAKLRRDLSV from the coding sequence TTGACCGACACCGCACGCCTGGCGCCTGGTGATGAAGCGCCCGCGTTCAGCCTTCCCGACGCCGACGGCAACACCGTGTCACTGGCCGACTACCGGGGACGACGGGTCGTCGTCTACTTCTACCCGGCGGCCTCCACCCCAGGCTGCACCAAGCAGGCCTGCGACTTCCGGGACAACCTGCGCGATTTCAACGACGCCGGCCTCGACGTCGTCGGCATCTCCCCCGACAAGCCCGCCAAGCTGGCCAAGTTCCGCGACACCGAGGGATTGACCTTCCCGCTGCTGTCCGACCCCGACCGCACGGTGCTGGCGGCCTGGGGCGCCTACGGTGAGAAGAAGATGTACGGCAAGACGGTGCAGGGGGTCATCCGCTCGACGTTCGTCGTCGACGAGCAGGGCAAGATCGCCGAGGCCCAGTACAACGTGCGGGCCACCGGCCACGTAGCGAAACTGCGGCGAGATCTATCGGTCTGA
- a CDS encoding DUF3618 domain-containing protein, with translation MAERDPDTIKKDIDQAREQLASTVDILADRANPRHLADRAKARAIEIVTKPAVMASLAGVGGLIVVLAIRRIRNR, from the coding sequence GTGGCGGAACGCGATCCCGACACGATTAAGAAGGACATCGATCAGGCCCGCGAGCAGCTGGCGTCGACGGTTGACATCCTCGCGGACCGGGCTAACCCCCGCCATTTGGCCGACCGGGCCAAGGCCCGGGCGATCGAGATCGTCACAAAACCTGCGGTGATGGCCTCTCTGGCCGGTGTCGGCGGCCTGATTGTCGTCCTGGCGATTCGTCGAATCCGCAACCGCTGA